One region of Streptomyces leeuwenhoekii genomic DNA includes:
- the glyA gene encoding serine hydroxymethyltransferase has protein sequence MSLLNTPLHELDPDVAAAVDAELHRQQSTLEMIASENFAPLAVMEAQGSVLTNKYAEGYPGRRYYGGCEHVDVVEQIAIDRVKALFGAEHANVQPHSGAQANAAAMFALLQPGDTIMGLNLAHGGHLTHGMKINFSGKLYDVVAYHVGDDGLVDMAEVERLAREHRPKLIVAGWSAYPRRLDFAAFRKVADEVGAHLMVDMAHFAGLVAAGLHPNPVPHAHVVTTTTHKTLGGPRGGVILSTADLAKKINSAVFPGQQGGPLEHVIAAKAVAFKVAASEDFKERQRRTLEGARILAERLVRDDVKAAGVSVLTGGTDVHLVLVDLRDSELDGRQAEDRLHEIGITVNRNAVPNDPRPPMVTSGLRIGTPALATRGFTAEDFAEVADVIAEALKPSYDAAALGARVKALADKHPLYAGPDK, from the coding sequence ATGTCGCTTCTGAACACGCCCCTGCACGAGCTCGACCCCGACGTGGCCGCCGCGGTCGACGCCGAGCTGCACCGCCAGCAGTCCACCCTCGAGATGATCGCCTCGGAGAACTTCGCCCCGCTCGCGGTCATGGAGGCGCAGGGCTCGGTCCTGACCAACAAGTACGCCGAGGGCTACCCCGGCCGCCGCTACTACGGCGGCTGCGAGCACGTCGACGTGGTCGAGCAGATCGCCATCGACCGCGTCAAGGCGCTGTTCGGCGCCGAGCACGCCAACGTGCAGCCGCACTCGGGCGCCCAGGCCAACGCCGCCGCGATGTTCGCGCTGCTCCAGCCGGGCGACACGATCATGGGTCTGAACCTCGCCCACGGCGGGCACCTGACCCATGGCATGAAGATCAACTTCTCCGGCAAGCTGTACGACGTCGTCGCCTACCACGTCGGCGACGACGGCCTGGTCGACATGGCCGAGGTCGAGCGGCTCGCGCGGGAGCACCGACCCAAGCTGATCGTGGCGGGCTGGTCGGCCTACCCCCGCCGGCTGGACTTCGCCGCGTTCCGCAAGGTCGCCGACGAGGTCGGCGCCCACCTGATGGTCGACATGGCGCACTTCGCCGGTCTGGTGGCGGCCGGGCTGCACCCCAACCCGGTCCCGCACGCCCATGTGGTCACCACCACCACCCACAAGACGCTGGGCGGCCCGCGCGGCGGTGTGATCCTTTCCACGGCCGACCTAGCCAAGAAGATCAACTCCGCCGTCTTCCCCGGTCAGCAGGGTGGCCCGCTGGAGCATGTGATCGCCGCCAAGGCGGTCGCCTTCAAGGTGGCGGCGAGCGAGGACTTCAAGGAGCGGCAGCGTCGTACGCTGGAAGGCGCCCGCATCCTGGCCGAGCGCCTGGTGCGGGACGACGTGAAGGCGGCGGGCGTCTCGGTGCTGACCGGCGGCACGGACGTCCATCTGGTCCTGGTCGACCTGCGCGACTCCGAGCTGGACGGCCGGCAGGCCGAGGACCGCCTCCACGAGATCGGCATCACGGTCAACCGCAACGCCGTCCCGAACGACCCCCGGCCGCCGATGGTGACCTCGGGTCTGCGGATCGGCACCCCGGCGCTGGCCACCCGCGGTTTCACGGCCGAGGACTTCGCCGAGGTCGCGGACGTGATCGCCGAGGCGCTCAAGCCGTCCTACGACGCCGCGGCGCTGGGCGCCCGGGTCAAGGCCCTGGCCGACAAGCACCCGCTCTACGCCGGTCCGGACAAGTAG
- a CDS encoding MFS transporter, with protein sequence MSSRLYLLAAGTFFIGTDVFVIAGMLPGIAGSLDVSLSAAGQLMTVFSIGYAVLGPLLAGVTGRWASRARLTAALLAVALGNLVCAWADSLPLALSGRVLVAAGASQFTPHAAALAASLVPGDRQGRALALVTGGMVAGSVAGVPAGTWAAAQFGWRPTLVVLACGTAAVAAGLVAGMRGTDAKPSVTGVRERLRALRGPGVRGVLLITVLAVLAEYSVLTYAGAVFGDATAGDGSLLAVLLLAFGLGGLAGNGVAGACLDRPGGRHLVLVSMAGMAATFLAMPWLAGSFPGALVTMVVWGAAGWMYAAPQQHRLLRLAGPAGPLAVSMNSSVIYVGAALGGATGGVLLDHLDRDGLLVQAALVSLLAVAAELRFRRRSAAVAQPAGAESAGAGPARTGAETGR encoded by the coding sequence ATGTCTTCGCGGTTGTACCTGCTCGCCGCCGGAACGTTCTTCATCGGAACCGACGTCTTCGTCATCGCCGGGATGCTGCCGGGGATCGCCGGTTCGCTCGACGTCTCCCTGTCCGCCGCTGGCCAGTTGATGACGGTCTTCTCGATCGGGTACGCCGTCCTCGGGCCACTGCTGGCCGGGGTGACCGGCCGGTGGGCGTCCCGGGCCCGGCTGACGGCGGCTCTGCTGGCCGTCGCCCTCGGCAATCTGGTGTGCGCGTGGGCGGACTCGCTGCCCCTGGCGCTGTCCGGCCGGGTGCTGGTCGCCGCGGGGGCCAGCCAGTTCACCCCGCACGCCGCGGCGCTCGCGGCCTCGCTGGTGCCGGGGGACCGGCAGGGCCGGGCGCTGGCGCTGGTCACCGGCGGCATGGTGGCGGGCTCGGTGGCCGGTGTCCCGGCCGGCACCTGGGCCGCGGCGCAGTTCGGCTGGCGCCCCACCCTCGTCGTCCTCGCGTGCGGGACGGCCGCCGTGGCGGCCGGGCTGGTGGCCGGTATGCGCGGCACGGACGCGAAACCGTCCGTGACCGGTGTCCGGGAGCGTCTCCGGGCCCTGCGCGGGCCCGGCGTCCGCGGCGTCCTGCTGATCACCGTCCTGGCCGTGCTGGCCGAGTACTCCGTCCTGACCTACGCGGGCGCCGTCTTCGGCGACGCCACCGCGGGGGACGGCAGCCTGCTCGCGGTGCTGCTGCTCGCCTTCGGACTGGGCGGGCTGGCCGGCAACGGCGTGGCGGGCGCCTGCCTGGACCGGCCCGGCGGCCGCCATCTGGTGCTCGTCTCCATGGCCGGGATGGCCGCCACCTTCCTGGCCATGCCCTGGCTCGCGGGGTCCTTCCCGGGCGCCCTGGTCACCATGGTCGTGTGGGGGGCCGCCGGGTGGATGTACGCGGCGCCCCAGCAGCACCGCCTGCTGCGGCTCGCGGGCCCCGCCGGTCCCCTGGCCGTGTCCATGAACAGCTCCGTGATCTACGTCGGTGCCGCACTCGGCGGTGCCACGGGAGGCGTGCTCCTGGACCACCTGGACCGCGACGGGCTGCTGGTGCAGGCGGCGCTGGTCTCCCTGCTCGCCGTGGCGGCCGAACTGCGCTTCCGCCGCCGGAGCGCGGCGGTGGCCCAACCCGCCGGGGCCGAATCCGCCGGGGCCGGGCCCGCGCGGACGGGCGCGGAGACCGGCCGCTGA
- a CDS encoding non-ribosomal peptide synthetase, translating into MQQIPKRVMDLFTERVRRRPRDLAVVAADGRLDYAGLDRRSAALATRLTRAGLRTGDVVLVQAPRGLALATAVLAVLRAGGAFCVVDPRYPAERLGHMWRNSRARFALTAPGVVPPALADGPRVLELGPEAGAEPADPGPGPDPVSAGPDPVSAGPDPVPAGPDPAPSGPPAGPEDTAYLVFTSGSTGSPKAVAMPHRCLDNLVAWTLASTSAEPLRTLMFAPLGFDVFVQEVFTTWCSGGCLFVPADEQRGDLQRIWELCADWEIERLFVPPVALRRMAELTREFGILPASLREVAAAGEALHVTPAVRDLFARLPRARLHNHYGPAETHVALAHTLPGPPRTWPERPPIGRPLPGFRALIRPVPGETGDPESGELWLGGVGLAHGYLGDPGLTAERFPHLGAEEAAAAEHGPDTAHIAHTADAERGPGTAHMSGTAAADTAAAGRRPVRMYRTGDRVTRGSDGLFSYAGRVDDQVKIRGYRVEPGEIEAALARHPAVRECAVAAWTPPEGEERQLVAHVVAAPGHKADPDELRDHLARLLPGHMVPHHVVEAAALPLSPNGKIDRRRLPAPVTAPEAAASAPDGDLRGAVAAVWSGVLGVTDIDPTRHFAALGGTSLSAALVVTRLHSRFRVRISIEEFLREPTVDAVAALIGERTAA; encoded by the coding sequence ATGCAGCAGATCCCGAAGCGGGTCATGGACCTTTTCACCGAGCGGGTGCGACGCCGACCGCGGGACCTCGCGGTGGTCGCTGCGGACGGACGACTCGACTACGCCGGACTGGACCGCCGTTCCGCGGCCCTTGCCACGCGGCTGACGCGGGCGGGACTGCGCACCGGTGACGTGGTGCTGGTGCAGGCGCCGCGCGGACTCGCCCTCGCGACGGCCGTCCTGGCCGTGCTGCGCGCGGGCGGCGCCTTCTGCGTGGTCGACCCCCGCTACCCGGCCGAGCGCCTCGGCCACATGTGGCGGAACAGCCGGGCGCGCTTCGCCCTCACCGCCCCCGGCGTCGTGCCCCCCGCCCTCGCGGACGGCCCCCGGGTCCTGGAGCTCGGCCCCGAGGCCGGAGCGGAGCCCGCGGACCCCGGTCCCGGTCCGGACCCCGTCTCCGCCGGTCCGGACCCCGTCTCCGCCGGTCCGGACCCCGTTCCCGCCGGGCCGGATCCCGCCCCTTCCGGGCCGCCGGCGGGCCCGGAGGACACCGCGTATCTGGTGTTCACCTCCGGTTCGACGGGCAGCCCGAAGGCCGTCGCGATGCCCCACCGCTGCCTGGACAACCTCGTCGCCTGGACGCTGGCGAGCACGTCCGCCGAGCCGCTGCGCACGCTGATGTTCGCGCCGCTCGGCTTCGACGTCTTCGTCCAGGAGGTGTTCACCACCTGGTGCAGCGGGGGCTGCCTGTTCGTGCCGGCCGACGAACAGCGCGGCGACCTCCAGCGGATCTGGGAGCTGTGCGCCGACTGGGAGATCGAGCGTCTCTTCGTCCCGCCCGTGGCCCTGCGCCGGATGGCCGAACTCACCCGCGAGTTCGGCATCCTGCCCGCCTCGCTTCGCGAGGTGGCCGCCGCCGGTGAGGCGCTGCACGTCACCCCCGCCGTCCGTGACCTGTTCGCCCGGTTGCCCCGGGCCCGGCTGCACAACCACTACGGGCCGGCCGAGACCCACGTCGCCCTCGCCCACACCCTCCCGGGACCGCCCCGCACCTGGCCCGAACGCCCCCCGATCGGCCGCCCGCTGCCCGGCTTCCGGGCCCTGATCCGGCCGGTGCCCGGGGAGACCGGGGACCCGGAGAGCGGCGAGCTGTGGCTCGGGGGCGTCGGCCTCGCCCACGGGTACCTCGGCGACCCCGGCCTGACCGCCGAGCGCTTCCCGCACCTCGGCGCCGAGGAAGCAGCGGCCGCCGAACACGGTCCGGACACCGCGCACATCGCGCACACCGCGGATGCCGAACGCGGTCCGGGCACCGCACACATGTCAGGCACCGCTGCCGCCGACACCGCTGCCGCCGGGCGGCGCCCGGTGCGCATGTACCGTACGGGCGACCGGGTCACCCGGGGCTCCGACGGGCTGTTCTCCTACGCGGGCCGCGTCGACGACCAGGTGAAGATCCGCGGCTACCGCGTGGAGCCCGGCGAGATCGAGGCGGCGCTCGCCCGCCATCCGGCCGTGCGCGAGTGTGCGGTGGCCGCCTGGACGCCCCCCGAGGGCGAGGAACGGCAGCTCGTCGCGCACGTCGTGGCGGCCCCCGGCCACAAGGCCGACCCGGACGAACTGCGCGACCACCTCGCCCGGCTGCTGCCCGGGCACATGGTCCCGCACCACGTCGTCGAGGCCGCGGCACTGCCCCTGTCGCCCAACGGCAAGATCGACCGCCGCCGCCTCCCCGCTCCGGTGACCGCGCCGGAAGCGGCCGCGAGCGCACCGGACGGTGATCTGCGCGGCGCGGTCGCGGCCGTCTGGTCGGGTGTCCTGGGCGTCACGGACATCGATCCCACCCGGCACTTCGCGGCCCTGGGCGGTACGTCACTCTCGGCGGCCCTGGTGGTGACCCGGCTGCACTCCCGGTTCCGCGTACGCATCTCCATCGAGGAGTTCCTCCGCGAGCCCACGGTCGACGCCGTGGCCGCGCTGATCGGCGAACGGACGGCGGCATGA
- a CDS encoding L-serine ammonia-lyase: MAISVFDLFSIGIGPSSSHTVGPMRAARMFARRLRNEGLTDSVATVRAELYGSLGATGHGHGTPKAVLLGLEGDSPRTVDVETADERVEAIKAGGRLNLLGEREIAFDFDADMVLHRRKALPYHANGMTLWAYDASGAELLAKTYYSVGGGFVVDEDAVGADRIKLDDTVLKYPFRTGDELLRLTRETGLSISALMLENERAWRTEEEIRAGLLEIWGVMRQCVDRGMSREGILPGGLKVRRRAANTARKLRSEGDPKALAMEWITLYAMAVNEENAAGGRVVTAPTNGAAGIIPAVLHYYMNFVPGADEEGVVRFLLAAGAIGMLFKENASISGAEVGCQGEVGSACSMAAGALAEVLGGSPEQVENAAEIGMEHNLGLTCDPVGGLVQIPCIERNGMAAVKAVTAARMAMRGDGTHKVSLDKVIKTMKDTGADMSVKYKETARGGLAVNIIEC, from the coding sequence GTGGCCATCTCGGTCTTCGACCTGTTCTCGATCGGCATCGGCCCGTCCAGCTCCCACACGGTCGGCCCGATGCGCGCGGCGCGCATGTTCGCCCGGCGGCTGCGCAACGAGGGCCTGACGGACTCCGTCGCCACCGTGCGCGCGGAGCTGTACGGCTCGCTGGGCGCGACCGGCCACGGCCACGGCACGCCCAAGGCGGTGCTGCTCGGGCTGGAGGGCGACTCGCCGCGCACGGTGGACGTGGAGACGGCCGACGAACGGGTGGAGGCGATCAAGGCCGGCGGCCGTCTGAACCTCCTCGGGGAGCGGGAGATCGCCTTCGACTTCGACGCGGACATGGTCCTGCACCGCCGCAAGGCCCTCCCCTACCACGCCAACGGCATGACCCTGTGGGCGTACGACGCCTCCGGGGCCGAGCTGCTGGCCAAGACGTACTACTCGGTGGGCGGCGGCTTCGTCGTCGACGAGGACGCGGTGGGCGCGGACCGCATCAAGCTGGACGACACGGTGCTGAAGTACCCCTTCCGCACGGGCGACGAGCTGCTGCGCCTGACCCGGGAGACGGGCCTGTCCATCTCCGCCCTGATGCTGGAGAACGAGCGCGCCTGGCGCACCGAGGAGGAGATCCGCGCCGGCCTGCTGGAGATCTGGGGGGTGATGCGCCAGTGCGTGGACCGCGGCATGTCCCGCGAGGGCATCCTGCCGGGCGGTCTGAAGGTGCGCCGCCGGGCCGCGAACACCGCGCGCAAGCTGCGCTCGGAGGGCGACCCCAAGGCCCTCGCGATGGAGTGGATCACCCTCTACGCGATGGCGGTGAACGAGGAGAACGCGGCGGGCGGCCGGGTCGTCACCGCCCCGACCAACGGAGCGGCCGGCATCATCCCGGCGGTCCTGCACTACTACATGAACTTCGTGCCCGGCGCGGACGAGGAGGGCGTGGTCCGCTTCCTGCTGGCGGCCGGCGCCATCGGCATGCTCTTCAAGGAGAACGCCTCCATCTCCGGTGCCGAGGTCGGCTGCCAGGGCGAGGTCGGCTCGGCCTGCTCGATGGCGGCGGGGGCGCTGGCCGAGGTGCTGGGCGGCAGCCCCGAGCAGGTGGAGAACGCCGCCGAGATCGGCATGGAGCACAATCTCGGCCTGACCTGCGACCCGGTCGGCGGTCTGGTCCAGATCCCGTGCATCGAGCGCAACGGCATGGCCGCGGTCAAGGCGGTCACGGCGGCGCGGATGGCGATGCGCGGCGACGGCACCCACAAGGTGTCGCTGGACAAGGTCATCAAGACCATGAAGGACACCGGTGCCGACATGTCGGTGAAGTACAAGGAGACGGCGCGGGGCGGGCTCGCGGTCAACATCATCGAATGCTGA
- a CDS encoding glycoside hydrolase family 25 protein, whose amino-acid sequence MLHGIDVSAYQSSSYDTDGLSFVFVKATEGRSYVNPRLGEQTQRGRNAGLVVGFYHFLWPGNLAAQAEYFVGKAPVKAGDLLAVDWERTSEGTYATNSEKDQFIKKVKALRPDNRVVLYCNRDFWLNVDTTSYAGDALWIADYVTAGKPRIQATWRFHQYTSDPLDKNVADFGSKAALREWAGGA is encoded by the coding sequence ATGCTGCACGGCATCGATGTGAGCGCCTATCAGTCCTCCTCGTACGACACCGACGGACTCTCCTTCGTCTTCGTCAAGGCGACGGAGGGCCGCTCCTACGTCAACCCCAGACTCGGTGAGCAGACCCAACGGGGCCGGAACGCCGGGCTGGTGGTCGGCTTCTACCACTTCCTGTGGCCGGGCAACCTGGCCGCCCAGGCCGAGTACTTCGTCGGCAAGGCCCCCGTCAAGGCGGGTGACCTCCTCGCCGTCGACTGGGAGAGGACCAGCGAGGGCACGTACGCGACCAACTCCGAGAAGGACCAGTTCATCAAGAAGGTGAAGGCGCTGCGGCCGGACAACCGGGTGGTCCTCTACTGCAACCGGGACTTCTGGCTGAACGTCGACACCACGTCCTATGCCGGGGACGCCCTGTGGATCGCCGACTACGTGACCGCGGGCAAGCCCCGGATCCAGGCCACCTGGCGCTTCCACCAGTACACCAGCGACCCGCTGGACAAGAACGTCGCCGACTTCGGGAGCAAGGCGGCGCTGCGGGAGTGGGCCGGGGGCGCCTGA
- a CDS encoding thioesterase II family protein — MTDSREHARWFRVFHPSPDHARPLVCFPHAGGAAGYYHRLSAALAPAVRVTGVQYPGRQDRLGEPAVTDLTVLADTVAALLARRSGPPPVLFGHSMGALIAFEVAARLEHRHGRTPAGLVVSGMSAPHRCAAAARELADDTAAAEELLRLGGTDPEILADAEVRALVLSVLRGDYRAVRGYRPGSVPVRLSCPLAAFTGLDDEIDADEVRAWSGHTTASFSLRGFPGGHFYLDGFPPAVTGAVREAVLGMTGAAPAAGSAAGRG; from the coding sequence ATGACCGACTCCCGCGAACACGCCAGATGGTTCCGGGTCTTCCACCCCTCACCGGACCACGCCCGGCCGCTGGTGTGCTTCCCGCACGCCGGCGGTGCGGCCGGGTACTACCACCGCCTCTCCGCGGCGCTGGCCCCGGCCGTGCGGGTCACGGGCGTGCAGTACCCCGGACGGCAGGACCGCCTAGGTGAACCGGCCGTCACGGACCTGACGGTGCTGGCCGACACCGTCGCCGCGCTGCTCGCGCGACGGTCCGGACCGCCTCCCGTCCTGTTCGGGCACAGCATGGGCGCGCTGATCGCCTTCGAGGTGGCGGCGCGCCTGGAGCACCGTCACGGCCGCACGCCCGCCGGGCTCGTGGTGTCGGGGATGAGCGCGCCCCACCGGTGCGCCGCCGCGGCCCGGGAACTCGCCGACGACACGGCGGCGGCCGAGGAACTGCTGCGGCTGGGCGGCACCGACCCGGAGATCCTGGCCGACGCGGAGGTGCGGGCCCTGGTCCTGTCCGTCCTGCGCGGCGACTACCGGGCGGTGCGCGGCTACCGCCCCGGCTCCGTGCCCGTGCGCCTGTCGTGTCCGCTGGCCGCCTTCACCGGGCTCGACGACGAAATCGACGCCGACGAGGTACGCGCCTGGTCCGGTCACACCACGGCGTCGTTCTCGCTGCGCGGCTTCCCCGGCGGTCACTTCTACCTCGACGGCTTCCCGCCCGCCGTGACCGGCGCGGTGCGCGAGGCGGTGCTCGGCATGACCGGTGCCGCCCCCGCCGCCGGGTCGGCCGCCGGGCGAGGGTGA
- a CDS encoding TylF/MycF family methyltransferase, which produces MESTAQLYLDLMKKVLANTIYEDPPIPASWAPAVEYDELNRRLGVDWPSVAHTMIGIRRLENVEHCVRTVLEEGIPGDLIETGVWRGGTCIFMRAILKAHGVRDRQVWVADSFQGMPSADSSTHPGDRELASDRYNDLIATDLPTVRGNFERYGLLDEQVRFLPGWFRDTLPTAPIDRLAVLRLDSDLYESTMDTLVHLYPKLSPGGFVIIDDYHIPVCAEAVHDWRARFGVDDPIEDIDGLGAFWRRSG; this is translated from the coding sequence GTGGAATCCACAGCACAGCTCTATCTGGACCTCATGAAGAAGGTCCTGGCGAACACCATTTACGAAGACCCACCGATCCCGGCGAGCTGGGCTCCCGCGGTCGAATACGACGAACTCAACCGCCGCCTCGGCGTCGACTGGCCGAGCGTGGCACACACCATGATCGGAATCCGGCGCCTGGAGAACGTCGAGCACTGCGTGCGCACGGTCCTGGAGGAGGGGATACCGGGCGATCTGATCGAGACCGGCGTGTGGCGCGGTGGTACCTGCATCTTCATGCGGGCCATCCTCAAGGCCCACGGCGTGCGGGACCGGCAGGTGTGGGTGGCCGACTCCTTCCAGGGCATGCCGAGCGCCGACTCCTCGACGCATCCGGGGGACCGAGAGCTGGCCTCGGACCGCTACAACGACCTGATCGCGACCGATCTGCCGACCGTGCGGGGCAACTTCGAACGCTACGGCCTCCTCGACGAGCAGGTGCGTTTCCTGCCGGGCTGGTTCCGCGACACGCTGCCCACCGCCCCGATCGACCGGCTGGCCGTGCTGCGCCTGGACAGCGATCTCTACGAATCGACGATGGACACGCTGGTTCACCTCTACCCCAAGCTCTCGCCGGGCGGCTTCGTGATCATCGACGACTACCACATCCCCGTGTGCGCGGAGGCGGTGCACGACTGGCGCGCCCGCTTCGGGGTCGACGACCCGATCGAGGACATCGACGGTCTCGGCGCCTTCTGGCGCCGCAGCGGCTGA